The Catellatospora citrea DNA segment GTCGTTCGGCGCAACGCCGCCGCGGTGGCCGTCGCAGTCGACCTCGATCAGCGCGGGAATCCCCGCCATACCGGTTCGGTCCACGGCGAGCGCCGCCGCCTGCTCGACGCTGTCCAACAGGACGATCAGGTCCACGCCCCGCTGCCGCAGAGCCACCACCCGAGCCAGCTTGTGCGGTGCGATCCCGACCGCGTACAGGATGTCCCGGTAGCCGGCGTCGGCGAACGCCTCCGCCTCGGCCAGCGTGGACACCGTGATCGGCCCCGGCGTCCCGTTGTGGAGCAGCCTCGCCACCTCGACGGACTTAGCGGTCTTGACGTGCGGCCGCAGGCCGACACCGAGGCCGTCCAGACGGGCGCGCAGCCGGCCTATGTTCGCCTGCACGACGCTGCGATCGACGGTGAGGAACGGTGTCTCCACGTCTTTGAGATTCGTCACGATTTCTCCTAGATGCCCGCCGGATCATGCTCGGCGGATGTGCCTTTGCGGCTGTCGGCGAGATCGGCGTAGATGGCGGAACGGGACACGCCCAGCCGTTCGGCGATGCGCGGCACCGCGTTGCGGACGGTGAAGACCCCGCGCTGGTCCAGGACGCGCAGCAGGGCCAGCCGCTCCGGCCGGGTCAACGTGCCGACCGGTTGACCGCGGGCCATCTCCTCAGTGCGGATCAGCGAGTCGACCACATCGAGGAAGTCATCGCTGAACGTGGTCACCGGCACCTGCGCGGCCGGCGCCCCGGCCAGCGCGGTCAACAGGTCGCCGGCCTGGCGCAGAGCGGTGACGTCGATGTTGACGCACAGGGCGCCGAACACGTGGCCCACGCTGTCCCGCAGCGGCAAGGTCGACGACTTGACGATCCGTCCATCCGGTGTCCGGGTCACGTAGTTGATGTCGTTCGCCGCCGTGTCACCCTGCGCCAGCACCGCCAAGCCGATCTCACTCAGGGCACCGCCCACCTTGCGCCCGGTCACCTCGCCTGACACAGCCACGACAGACTGCTCACCGCGTCGATAGTCGTGCAGCACGACCTCACACGTCGGCCCGAACGTCGCCGCCAGCCCGTTGATCACAGGCAGCAGCGCAGACAGGATCGCGTCCGCACCCGTGTCAGTCACCCTGGTTCGCCTCTCCGTTCGCCTCCCCCAACAGGACCTATAGTAAACGTCCAGCAGCTAGATGAAAAGTCCAGCAGTGTTTCGAGGATGTCGTCCGGGATCACCAGCCGGTAGCCGAGGGGGTGAACCCGGCAGCGACGGACCACCCGATGGCCGGACCCGGGCCTGCGCGGATCTGGCGCCCACCTCCACGCCGCACTGGCACGACGCAAGGTCTGCCAACGCTCATACCGTGGGAGCCATGAGCACCCCGGAGCGGGGTAGCGGCGTCACAGCGCGTCGTGTCATCCTGACCGGATGCGAGTGGCATCGATATATACCTATCCCGTGAAGGGATGCCGCCGGATGGACCGGGACACGGCCGTGGTTGAGCCCTGGGGCCTGGACGGCGACCGGCGCTGGCTGATCGTCGACGAAGACGGACTCGGGCTGTCCCAACACCAGCACCGGGAACTGGTCACGATGCGGGCAGTGTCCCGGTCGGGCAGGCTGACCCTGGACGCACCGGGACTGGCCACGCTCGATCTGGCCGAACCGACCGACGGCGAGGCCACCGAGGTCCAGGTGTACCGACAGCGCCCGCCCGCACCGGTACGCGCCGCCGGCCCCGAGGCGGACGCCTGGCTCAAACAACTGCTGGGCCGCACCGCCCGGCTGGTCTGGCTCCACGACCCCGCCGCCAGCCTCGTTCCCTGGCCAGTTCCGGCCGGCTCCGGTGCCGCGGTGAGCTTCGCCGACGGCACTCCGCTGCTGTTGGCCAACACCGCGTCGCTGGACGCGTTCAACGACTGGCTGGCGGAGTCGGGCGGCCCTGAGCGGTCGCTGCCGATGATCCAGTTCCGCCCCAACGTAGTGGTCAGCGAAGCCACGCCATGGGCCGAAGCCGACTGGGTCGGCCGGCGGATCCGGATCGGCGGAGCCGTGTTCCACGGCGTCGGAGAGTGCGCTCGCTGTGCGGTCGCGACGATCGACCAGGACACCGGGCAACAGGGGCGGGAGCCACTACGCACTCTCGCCCTACGACGCAACGTCGACCAGAAGCTCCTTTTCGGTCTCCAGCTGACCGTGCGGCCCGAACCCGGCGGGCATTCCCCCGAAGATCGCACGATCAGCGTCGGTGACATCGTGAAGGTGCTGGATTGACCCTCTCGGTCAGTCCAGCACCACCTCGTCACTTTCCCGACCCGGCCCCCACGCCCACCCGATCACGCCAACGCGCGACGGCATGGCCCATGCGTCTACCGCCTGGACACTGCAGGACGCATCACCCGGCTATGCCCCGGCGCACCCCCTCGACGCCGACACCGACCGTCGCG contains these protein-coding regions:
- a CDS encoding helix-turn-helix transcriptional regulator is translated as MTDTGADAILSALLPVINGLAATFGPTCEVVLHDYRRGEQSVVAVSGEVTGRKVGGALSEIGLAVLAQGDTAANDINYVTRTPDGRIVKSSTLPLRDSVGHVFGALCVNIDVTALRQAGDLLTALAGAPAAQVPVTTFSDDFLDVVDSLIRTEEMARGQPVGTLTRPERLALLRVLDQRGVFTVRNAVPRIAERLGVSRSAIYADLADSRKGTSAEHDPAGI
- a CDS encoding MOSC domain-containing protein gives rise to the protein MRVASIYTYPVKGCRRMDRDTAVVEPWGLDGDRRWLIVDEDGLGLSQHQHRELVTMRAVSRSGRLTLDAPGLATLDLAEPTDGEATEVQVYRQRPPAPVRAAGPEADAWLKQLLGRTARLVWLHDPAASLVPWPVPAGSGAAVSFADGTPLLLANTASLDAFNDWLAESGGPERSLPMIQFRPNVVVSEATPWAEADWVGRRIRIGGAVFHGVGECARCAVATIDQDTGQQGREPLRTLALRRNVDQKLLFGLQLTVRPEPGGHSPEDRTISVGDIVKVLD